Proteins from a single region of Tepidimicrobium xylanilyticum:
- a CDS encoding CPBP family intramembrane glutamic endopeptidase has protein sequence MGSKILAKESSIYKVNLFYMCVVIWSIIFQFLPIPMKAYQYITFLIPISIYLFIHKNQGDRILKPKILNVKSTIIIFIIWVFSLPIMVTMADLYTSFFGNKLANIIIENHYEGFIENLIFTAITPAILEEILMRGIILDGYRNKSFFVAALINGIMFGMLHLNFFQFFYTFIAGFIASYLVFATNSLYAAMIFHFINNGFPTILNYIYPSEPDTAYAVSPSLLNSLIQVMLSVIALSLFIHLLAKINGINLIRHKQKSNEKIFNWPLITSIILFISFSIFLVILLSIKEKAPI, from the coding sequence AAATTTTAGCAAAAGAATCTTCAATTTACAAAGTAAATCTATTTTATATGTGCGTAGTCATATGGTCTATTATATTCCAATTTTTACCCATACCTATGAAGGCGTATCAATATATAACCTTCTTAATACCCATTAGCATCTACCTATTTATCCACAAGAATCAGGGAGATAGAATTTTAAAGCCTAAAATCTTAAATGTAAAAAGTACCATAATAATATTTATTATCTGGGTTTTTTCTTTACCAATTATGGTGACAATGGCGGATCTATATACTAGCTTTTTTGGAAATAAGTTGGCTAATATAATAATAGAAAACCACTATGAAGGCTTTATTGAAAACCTTATTTTCACTGCTATAACTCCAGCCATATTAGAAGAAATACTGATGAGGGGAATTATATTAGATGGCTATAGAAACAAAAGCTTTTTTGTTGCTGCATTAATAAACGGAATAATGTTTGGAATGCTCCATTTAAACTTTTTTCAGTTCTTCTACACCTTTATAGCAGGGTTTATAGCAAGCTATTTAGTGTTTGCTACAAACTCCTTATATGCAGCAATGATTTTTCATTTTATTAATAACGGGTTTCCTACAATATTAAATTATATATATCCTTCGGAACCTGACACAGCTTATGCAGTTAGTCCAAGTTTATTAAACAGTTTAATACAAGTAATGCTTTCAGTTATAGCCTTATCTCTATTCATACATCTATTAGCAAAGATAAATGGAATTAATTTAATTAGGCATAAACAAAAATCTAACGAAAAAATTTTTAACTGGCCTTTAATAACAAGCATAATTTTATTTATTTCATTTAGCATATTTCTGGTAATTTTATTATCTATTAAGGAAAAAGCTCCTATATAG